GAGTGTAAAGGCTTACAGTGAATTTGGTTCCAaatctaaaagatttttttaaataaaactcacTTTGGAAATGTGAGGATAATGGAAATAGATTATAAATCCAACTATACctactggaaaatatttcttaaaatattgttaCTATTAACAGTTTTGAGGTTTTGGCAGGAAGCTAGAGAATTGGAGCATactgttgggattttttggtgAGTTTTGAGTTTTTTCCCTGATTTGTTCCCTCAATTTCACAGTTACAATTAAGTGAAATGGTAAAAAGCCACAGTACATCAGAGGATTGAAATAGCTTAACAAAATAATTAGGTTAATTGATGGCTTTTGGGATCTCAAAAATGCAATACACCCACAGTTCCCCTTAATACAGTGCTGTCAGCTGCTAATTATGCCAATAATTTAGTAgttaatgaatgaaaaattactgttgCATCGACATTTCAGAAATGATCGTATTTGCTTTTTGACTTAAATGGTTTTAATAGATTAATGAATCTCAGTAACATATATAGTTGTTCAGTCCGTTTCCTAATGAGTGTTTTGTATTACTGGTGGAGTTTATTACAGATCACGATGCAGTGAATCGTGCTCTGCTGCAGTGGTGGCGGCAGCAAACTTCTCAACAATGTGGAAataattgccttttttcctcctgttccagGCTTTGGGAGAATCCTTAGGACGGGGTGATGATCACTATGATATGGACATCATAACGAAGTTCTTGAAGGTAACAAACTCTGGTTTAGTAGATTAATTACTTTGTAGCCTGTGTCATATCTTCTACTGTCACACAGATACATTTGATGAATAGAAGGGCTGCTTCCAGTTGCTTGGAGAGAAAAACTTGCACATTATGCTTAAGGTGTggggtggttgggttttgttgggttttggggtttttttttgttaatgcttGGCACTCCACAGCCTCGGTTAGTCACAGTAGTGTCTTCTGCTAGACCTGGGAAAGAGCTATTGAGAGAGCAGCTTTCTTCAAAATCTGGTTCTACTTTTCCAGACAAAATCAATATGGTTTTGATTTCCATATGATAATTGAGGCAGTTGTATGTAGTTGCTTCTATGTACAGCTATGGCATTAAAAACTTCCGCAGAGtccctgcctcccttccccgGGAACAGTGCAAGCTGAAAGGAAATGCCAAAATGCCACCTGGTACTGTTAGGTGAAATaagagaattttaaaggaaGTCCAGTGGCTCTGCTGAGGAAACAGGTTCAAGTGGAtggtagaaaataatttccttgtttCTTGGCAAGAAGCCTGCATTGCCTCTCATTTGAGTCAGCTGGTCCCTGTATAACTATTGTGATGAATGGAAGTCACAGCAAGAGTCGAAGCTTTCGTTTGTGCGTGCCAGATGCTTTGGTATTTTAGTATAGTTTGTCTGGGCAGTCAGACAAAGAAAGCTCAAAAATGGTTTTCTAGGTGGAGTGAAGGTATGTTTGACATATTTGCCTTCCATTGTGCTGAATTTTCACTGTGATCTTTACTCTTCCTTAGGCTCCTTCGCAAAAGTTACCCTGAAACATCATTATTCTACTTAGATTTTTGCTCTTATACGtacccctcctccctcccagcactCATAGCTGCATTGTTGTTTCCTTGTACATGCCTTTTCATACGTGCTCCTCCCTCACCCACGTGGTTTTACGATAGGAGAATTGTTCATATCCTGCCTTGCCTATCCCTCTGAAAGAGACTTGTCTATTTAATTCAGATTTCTCCAAAAAACTCATTTTGCCATGGTGGCTTAAACCACACTCTCCCCGTGTATTTTGCCGAGGTAGTCACTAGATGGCACTATGACACAATTTTGCTTGTTCTTTGTACAGTTTCTTCTTGGAGTTTGGGCTAAGGAGCTGAATGCCAGAGAAGACTACGTGAAACGGGGAGTACAGGGAAAGCTGAACAGCGCTACTCAAAAGCAGACAGAATCATACCTCAGGCCACTCTTCAGAAAACTTCGGAAAAGGGTGAATCGCTTTTAAATGTCACTGTTCTCTAAGACTTTAACTTCTGCTTTCCGAGTACCCAGTGGTTAGTGCCCTTTCCTAAAGTAATGTGTTCTTCACTGAAGAAGAGAGGATAAGTGAGTTGGTCAGGGTTTCTGTATCCAGAGATATCAAGATCTGTATCTTGATCAGTGAATTCTTCTGCCTACTCACTGCTTTTCCAGGTGTTGCTTTACGTATCACCTGTTCATTGGGTTGCAAATGTGATAGAGAAtggggattttattttgcacttcCCCACTAGCTACTAGGTGTAACCACTTAACCTCTCTTGCTTCAGTTCCTTCATCTAAAtaacaaagacattttcctttgttaaagTCCTCAAGCTAGGGTAGGTGCTAAACATTGCGTAAATGCTGAGTAGGATGATTTTCCTGACCTGCTGTTCTGAAGTAAAgatgtgttgtgttttgttttgtttttttcttctcctgtagACACTTCCTGCAGACATCAAAGAATCGATAACAGATATTATTAAATTCATGTTGCAAAGAGAATATGTGAAGGTATGTTTGTTTGCACTCTTCCGGCACGTTCAGACTGTCTGGTTCTAATAGATTGAGTTTGTTACTTCaacattctcatttttttgcattttgaagatATATAGCTGGAAATATGCACAACGTatattcaaacaaaatgaaaaaaggctACTAAAGGTTAGGCTCTGGATCATGTTTGATCCACAGCCTGTCAGAAGATCTTTTGAGGTTGGGGAAACTGCAGAGCTTTGCAAGCACAAAGAGAATTTTTCTCAGAGATGGTTACATTAAGTCGCTGAGGAATCCTGAATGGGTAACCTGATATTGTAAGGTTAAATGAAGGCATTGAATTATTAGTAATAGGGTCTTGATTAATTAATTAGGAATTAATTGAGGTGAACTGAGTTATTGAATATGAGATGCGGTCCCTTCCTTTGGCTATGCTAATGTTAGCTGGCGTGGTAAGGTTGAGATAAGTTAATGAAAAGTTTTATGGACAAAGTCTGcctgctggaggaggcagaagtACTTTGGTACACAAGATCAAAGGCAGCATTAGGTTTTGTTTGTAGCTGCCTTCAGAAGTGGAACTCAGATACCAATAGCATTTGCTTAAGCAGCTTGTGTATGCAGAAGAAATTGAGCTGTGTTGTGCCTTTAAATTTCTCATATTTCATATTATTCTTGTGAGACTTGGGATAATTTGTCAAGTAAGCAAGCAAACCTCCTTTCGTTATTGAAAAAACTTTAGATGGCCTAAGGCAAGTTTAATCCAAGTCAtttgaaagcagaactgaaagtGCGGGATGTATGAtagtggggttttgtttggggcttttttttttttcttttggttgtCCTACTGCTTTCTTAGGTGAAATGctcaaaagatttaaattttgaaatccAACATGTGACAGTAGGTAAATGCCAGAATGCAAGTTGTCCACTCAACCTTAATTAACCCAGTTGTGACAGTCCTGGAAAGGTCTTTAATTGCATACTCAGGTACTATGTTTCATCACAAACCCATATTTAAGTTAGTAAGTAGGTATTTAACTAAGATTCTGCCTCATGTAGGTGAAGATAAAGTCATGTCCCTTCTTCAGGTTTACTCTCAGCTCCGTCTCCAACCCCCGCCTTGTTCATTATTCATGTCCCAGTTTGCTCAGTGCCAAATGGGAAGAAACTGCAGCCACTGGTCATGACTACTACTTGTTATTTTCTGGTCTGTAAATGAGAGTTGATAAATGAACTCTTTATCAGCGAGTCTTGTAGCTGCTCGCTAACAGTGGAGGAGTGTCCTGCTCCGCATCCTTCTTGATGCTGTTTCTGTAATTGCATATATATGGCTGTCCCCCTCACTTCCTAGTTCTCAACTGTCATTTTTTAAGCCCTGtacttctctcttcctttttccctttctttttattaattttccctTAAAGTTTTATCCCTGTTCTTCCCCAGGGATGTTGTCTGCTACAGCTTTACCTTAAGAACGGGATCTGCTATCTTGATTGGCacctttcaaattaatttactgctgctcctgctctgttCATAAACATTGTTACAAATGTGCTTATTTAACTCAGTTTTGTGGAGAGCTGGTTCTCAGCCCCTTTGGAAGCTAGCTGTGCTCCACAAGAGCTGTCAGGCTCCAGTGCACTGCTGTGTACCAGGTGACCTCAGTTCTGCACACACAACATCAACCTGCAGTGGGCTGCACTTAGAGACAGGTTCCCTGGTCTAGTCTTCACCCGAAATGACAAGGGTTGTAAAGGTGATTACAGCAGAAAAGCTTATGGGAACCTGAGAAGGCAGAGTTGAAAATAGTCCCAGTAAACTTTAGTCTTAATCAATATTAGACTGCCTTATCCAGTGCTTTCTTTCACTGGGTAAAGTCCATGGTCCTTGTTTCCCTCATAGTTCAGCAAAAACTTGAATTGTGTTAGGAATATGTGTTGTAAAATTGGTTAATATCGTGCAATGAAACCTGATTCAGAGAGACTGGAATATGTGTTGTTGCTATATCCGGCAATGCAACAGTGCTCAGCTTTCTGAtgctctttctgttttgctaaGAGTAtatgtgctgtattttttcaggCGAACGATGCCTACCTTCAGATGGCTATTGGAAATGCTCCCTGGCCTATTGGCGTCACTATGGTTGGCATCCATGCTCGAACAGGTCGTGAAAAGATTTTCTCCAAGCACGTAGCCCATGTTCTCAATGATGAAACTCAGAGGAAATATATACAGGTAATGTTAGCTTTGGAAATCCCAACAGATTCGTGTTTGAAGTTAGGGGATATTTGAGAAATACTAGTTTCAGGTGATGTGGTAAGAAGGTCCTAGAAATGGAGAGTAGCCTTAGTTTAGGTCAAACATGACATCCATTTAATAGGTAGCTCATCCTGGACCTGAAGGCTCTTCAATGCTGGGCTAGGAATGGCATCTACTGGGTTTTTCTGCGTCTTAATTATTGTGATCCTATATGAACGCTGAAGTCGCTGTGAAGACATGCTTTATTCTTCTGAATTCCTTTCCTGCTTAACTCATGGTTTGAACATCATGGATGGAACTTAACACCATGAAATACAGTCCTTCTGTCTATTTCTGCAACTAgataaatgcattcatttttcagaCATGCCTTTCTAACAGTGTGGGCTCAAAATTCCAGGTTAAGTTACTCCTGTCGTAGAGGAACTCATTCATACTCATGTTGTGAACTTCTTTTGCTTGTGGAATTAGTAGCAGTGGTGTTTTTCTTGTCTGAGGAAACAAGTCTCCTCTCCTTGTACGGCTAAATGTATTTGCCTCTTGCCAGTTGCAGTTTCATTGAGATAAAAGCCTTCTGGCTTAACTCTAAAGCCTCCAGTGCAGCATCATGGAACTCAGAGGTTCTGGCAGGGGAGGTTTACATAAATGTCTTCCTGCTGCGGCAGGACTCCCattgcttttcagcttctgcagATGTCTGCAAGCAGATTGCTTGCAAAATGCAACTTCCCCTTCTATCTTGAGTCTCTTTGTATTGGGGCTACAAGTATAAACTTTGGTTTCTCTTCGACTGTAGTTTTTAATATCATGACCTGAGAAAGTATCATTCTGAAGCTGCAGACACAGCCAACAAATTAAATTCAAGCAATTGGCATGTAGATTATACGTCTTCTGAGACTTATTCCAGTTAGTGTCAGACTTAGACTtatagactggtttgggttggatgggacctcaaagcccatctagtcccaaccccctcccatgggcagggacaccctccactagaccaggttgcccaaagccccttcaacctggccttcaacacttccagggagccaggggcagccacaacttctctgggcaacctgtgccagtgtctcaccactctaaaagtaaagaatttcttcctaatacctaatctaaatctcccctccttcagcttaaggccgttcccccttgtcctgtcactccctgcccttgtaaacagtccctctccagctttcctgtagcccctttaggtactggcaggctgctatcaggtctccctggagccttctcttctccaggctgaacaaccccaactctctcagcctgtcctcataggagaggtgctccagccctctgatcatctttgtggcctcctctggactctctccaacagctccatgtccttcttgtactggggcccccagagctggatgcagtactccaggtggggtctcctgaaagcagagtagaggggcagaattccctccctcgacctgctggtcacacttcttgtgatgcagcccaggacacagttggctttctgagctgtgagcacacattgcCGGGTCGTGT
This sequence is a window from Balearica regulorum gibbericeps isolate bBalReg1 chromosome 1, bBalReg1.pri, whole genome shotgun sequence. Protein-coding genes within it:
- the PRPF18 gene encoding pre-mRNA-splicing factor 18 isoform X3 produces the protein MTLSRQEVIRRLRERGEPIRLFGETDYDAFQRLRKIEILAPEVNKGLRNDLKAALDKIDQQYLNEIVGGQEAGDDDSQNDLKVHEENTTIEELEALGESLGRGDDHYDMDIITKFLKFLLGVWAKELNAREDYVKRGVQGKLNSATQKQTESYLRPLFRKLRKRTLPADIKESITDIIKFMLQREYVKANDAYLQMAIGNAPWPIGVTMVGIHARTGREKIFSKHVAHVLNDETQRKYIQGLKRLMTICQKHFPTDPSKCVEYNAL